A window of Strigops habroptila isolate Jane chromosome 5, bStrHab1.2.pri, whole genome shotgun sequence genomic DNA:
GGGTTAAGAGAGAATTTTGTCCCTTCTGGTTTGATTCTCAGCTTCACAAAATCTCATGTTTTTAATGTCCTGAGAAATTACTCTTTCAGTAGAAGCAAAATGAATTATGCATCAATGAACAATTGGGTTATCAAGGTTGTTCACTGAATGTTCCAGCTGTTCTATAGCACCATCTTAACGTTTATTGGagatttcttttgaatttaGTCTTTTTCCATGGTacttacaaataaatacattgcaTTTCTTATGGCTGCTGTGCCAGTTAATAGCAAATACAAGCACATAATGAATTTCTTGCCTTTTACTGCTAGAATGAGAAATGACAGAGGGTGGAGGCTTCATTCAAAGGAGATACATTAATGTAATAATAGTGAAGCCAGAGATCAAAGCCGATAGGACTTGTGGGGAGTTTTGTACAGCACCTAACTACATTAATGCTGGTTTTTACTCTTTGCCCTCGTAAGTGCTAAAGCTTAGATATACTCAGAGttcagaggaaatgaagcaaatacAGTAACGGCCACTGCTTCTTTGCCCTTTTCCAGCTGTTCTGCAACCAAATGGACATCAGCTTATTCTGGAAGAGATACCACACTGGAACGCTGCAGAGCTGGTGGTCAATGGCAAGACTGTATTTCACTGCAAAATTAATGACCTGGATTTTGGAAAGTACGGAGTTTCATTCATTGCAGTCTCTTGCTGAAAGCACTTATATTCTGAAATGAGTACTTCCTAGACATAAACAGCCCAGATTCTGTCAACATTAACACTTTAAAGCTCTGCACTCCTTTATGTTTGAGGCAGTTTGAAAGGCACAGTCAGGAAGAGAGGATGGTTTAGGAGTTAAGGCCATGCTTGGGAGAGCACCTTTTGGGGCCTTCCCGTATGCACCAGCACGCAGCCACAAGAAAACCTGCTAGGTTTTAGTCCACAGACATATTAGAGcatccttttgctttcaaaataacacatatttttctttgcttgggCCTTAGTTTCTTTGGGTCTTTTGTcttcccctctttccctccccagcaaaGCATAAtactgtttcagtgcctcacacagaatgatttttttcaatcACTCTTTGCTGCAGGTGAGATGAGGAGCTCAGGGCTCAAGTTTTCTCATCTCATGTGCAAGTGGCTTCCAGAGAAAGGCTGAAAGTCACTGCTTCTCACCTCCCCACTTTTCAATAGGCTCCCTAGGGCTGGAGACAGGAGTTGTGGAGCAAAGCAAAAAACTGACCAAGGATAATGGCATTCCGAGCACATTTCCAATACAACTTTCAGGTTGGTTTTATCCTCCTGACAGGAAGACAGACAGGCCAGGAACCAGGAGGTTCTGGTTGGGAATGTCTTCCAAcaaaatacaccttttttttttggactaCACCAGACAGTGAAGTCCTGACTAACAGGCCATGCTACCAGTTGCTGAACCGCCTGCACTGCTGCATTCActttttgctctgtttcaaaTCTGAATCAATCTGTTTCAAAGCTGAATCAATCTCAGCTCATACAGCTAACGAGGGTAGAGCCAAGCTGGGTCCAAGTACTATGAGGGAGAATGCAAAGGAATGTAGATGTTAGGGTAAGAAGTCGAAACgtaaaatgagaataaatttaCTTGTGCATACTTTGTAAgttctgtttttcctcctctgatgGCAAGTGATGGCAAGTTGCACCCACTTTGTGGAGAAGCCAGAATAGCAGCATTAAATGCTTACTGATTTGCAGGGACACATTGCCTTTTACCTTGGTTTTGTCAGGTGATTTACTTGCAACACAAAGATATTAGAAATGTCAGGATACAGTTGATTCTTTACACTTCCAGGTCACTTAACGAAGCTCTAGATAATCTTGCTCATTACACCCAATGTGCCAACCAAATAAGAACATACACTGCCTTTCCCAGAACCAGTCATACGTTACCGCCCTGAATATTACAAATTCATATAGAACTCTGACTTGCATGTAGTTCTAgtaattttattataattaaaagaagaatgCAGCTCCTGGATATCTTTCATTCTTTCAACTTTTAGAAAGTTTCCTATGTCAAAGATAGTAATTTCAAAGTCATTCATAGCTGATGTGCTATATTCATGCAGATGCGCTGGTTCCACTCTTCTCTTCTGGCCACAAATGTCTCAGAACATTTGCGCATCATTAGACACAGCCCAAAggtacaaagagaaaaaagttggCATAGCCATAAGGACAGGATTGAAGATGGCTGGGTGTTACCACAACTGATATTCCAGGTATCTCAAAAGTAATGCtgcctttttctatttttttcccccaataacTTGAGTATgaagtttcttttttgctcCTGATTTGTCAACATATACTCTCAACCtcaacttcatttaaaaaaaccacttcTGAGACTGGTGAATTCAGCAGTTTGCAAAAAATCATATGACAGAATGGTGggtttgccaagaaaggttggaccacatgatccttgaggtcccttccaacctgatattctatgattctacccTGAGAGATTAtgtatgaaagaaagaaagaagtggttAGTCTTTGTATCCCGACAGAGTGGTCTGAAGAAACATGGCATTTGTTGAGGCTCAGGAGCACTaggcagcaaagctgcagtttctagtgcagctgcaggagagacaggctgcccagcataaaaccaaagacaaaGAATCACTCAGTATCTCCTATCAGCTGTAACCTGCAGGGAGATAGCTGCAGCTATAAATAACCAAACCACATTTACAGCAACACAAAAGTGCTGTCAAAATAACACTCTTGCAGTGTTCAAATACAATTCCTTTCATATGACCTATAGATGACAGAGGCATTAAAACAACGTCTTtagtgagggaaaaaaaatactcaaagtcaagagaaacagaaattattgtCACTTTAGAAGTCTGAAACATTTTTGCACTCTACAACTCTGGTATAACAAGATTAGAAAGTGGGAACATTCAGACTGAACTGTATTGAGAAGATCAATACAATGAAGCTTGGCACAGGCCACAAAGGCACTGCAGGTATTCACGCAGGCAGCAGACAGGGGTTTCAGCATCTGCCCCGCTCTAGTTCTGCCCAGGACAGCAGCGACTTAGCTCATACCCTGCTGTGACCCTGACCCCGTAACTACTGAGCAGGCTGTcctgtgctgcactgcagccCATCTCCAGCCTTCAGCTCCAATGCAGCCCTCAGCACAGGGAGGGGCcttaaaacaaacccaccctATTGCATTTGCCAGTGGGAAAACAACAAATGGCTTTCTGCTCTGGCAGTAAATTGTCTATTGGCCTCTTAGgtaaatgcaaattaattaGACTAAGTTAGCTTAAATAATGTTAATGCTTTGCACCCAAAAACAGATGAATAAACCCCCCCAGGCCTCCTGAGCATGGAACGCCCTGAACAGCAATAGAAACACTGCAGGCAGATGAACTCACCAATGcaactatttcattttttaaaacaaagttttagTTTTGCTGTGTTCAGTCCCCTCTGTAACATCACTCTGAGGACATTTCTGACACACCTCCAAGTTAGAATGACAGCAGTTCTGTAGGGAGATATTAAGCTTTAATAgatttaaaccatgacacatgtTCAGCTGgaataaacacaaacaaacttTGAGGAACACAAGGCTTCAGGttggaaagagaagcagcaaatttCAACACAAATATGGGTTGAGAATAACTGCTCTGACTTTGCTTTAGAGTAATGGCCATATTGTGAAAGAccagaaacagatgaaaaaagattttttataTGACAACGAGGTATCTTCTGGTGAGATTAAAAATTAGCTCCATCAGACATTTTTGAACACAGTCGGCTAGAATACATCAAGAAATCTCAAGCTCTGTTATTGCGCTTTTGTTACAGTAGGGAGTAGCCCTTTCAGTTTGGTACCCATCCCCCAAATGCTACTTGTGGTTAGTTGCCATGGCACTAGCAGAAAGCTGGATATTTGAAGGCCCTGTAGTAGCCACTTGGACaaaggcatttaattttttttatctgaaataaccacttttttcctcaaagtcTCCCTCATTTTTAAAGGGATTATCTGCCCCACAGATAATCATGGCCATTTGAAAACTGAACCTAGCCTGCAAGTCCTCTCTACAGCATCTTTCACTCAGCCTATTGTGAtaaaccaagaggaaaaaaccagcagcagcaaattatTCCAGTAGTAACACCAACTAAATTGCCGTGCAGCTTTTATGCTTTGACTAATTGTCTCATTAAGACACATTTCTGATCACTGAAATGGATCTCAAGTATTATTAATCACTGAAGAAATTGTACCACTAAGAGCCTCTCTCCCTCCTATCCTTGGCACTATTTGCAATGGAAAACACACAAAGGCTCCCATTGATTGGAGCCCCGCTGCTGCGCAGTTGGCAGTCAAACGGTACTAATGGCACAATAACACAATATAACTAAAATAGTTTGCCTTTCAGAGTAACAATCTCTTATAACATGATTAAGCTCTATGATGTGCATTCCCTTATGTTTTGCAAATGGCTCAAAAAGATCCAacaatttttccagtaatttctttaaaaagggagggaaaataaaaaatcattagcTATCAAGAAACAAATTAACAACACTTGATACattaagaaaagatgaaaacaactCCACCAAGCACAGGCCGCACAGCAGCATGGTTGCGTGGCACCCAGTCCACTCGCCCTTGCAGAACACATCTCCAAAGTTTTGAGAGGCCAGCCCAATCAAATGTGCCTGAGTTTGTCACATTTAATTGCAGACACTTTATTGAAGCACTTAGTTTAGGAGCTGGCTTGCCCTAGGCTACTTGTGCAATGGATGAAGAAAGGCATCTCCACAAAGCAATTCAGACATCTACTAAGTGTAGACTGTAGGATCTCTGAGCTCCTAATAAAGGTACTTTTTTGGTGTTCGGTTTCAAACAATAGTAAGAGAGATGAAGCTGCTTCCACATATGAGGGGCACATTTAAAAAGGAGCAAGCTGTCATTATCCAGCACACTACTGACATGCTTTTACATTCTCAGCAAACAGGAAGATTTTCTCTTGGCCATCACTGCCAATGGTTGCACAAGCCATACGCTGCAACAAAACATTCCCCTTACAAGAACTGTAGGTGTTTATCCCATACATTATCATATTAAAGACAGCAGCTACTTAATTTTCAAATAGCTTATTCTCAGAAGCCTAATGGCAAAGTGACACAGCTATTGCTAGGACAGATGTACACTTCACGGTGGCCAGCCTgatcaaaaaaaccctactaAGGACTGGGAGCAGTTTTGTGGAAACGGAAGTGGTGCATGGGAAGGAAATCACTATGTACAATTACCTGAGAAGAGTTGAAAAGGTGCTATTTATTCTCAGACATATTTTGCTTGGTTTAAAGTGACTGTACAATGGTAATCATCAGCTTCCCATGGGTGCACTTCTGATAGTgtacttggaaaaataaagtaatgtACAGCTGATAATGGCAAAATTCTTGGACAAGAGTTTAAACTTCATTAGAGGAACaaagttaaattattttaatagttggtttgttggggttttttgttgttgttttgttttgggggggtttataAAAAATATCAATGATATCATAGAtaaatttccttcctgttcaTCTTGTGTATTGGCCATTCAGTAACGTGATATTAAACATGGCCCTAAAAACTTCCATGCATCATTTTTACATAGTAAGAGAAAATCTATGACAGATTCACTTTACAGCATGTAGAAAATCACATATCCACCTCCTCCATCTGAAATGGAGATAACAGCTCTGAGCCACAGAGATTTTGTGTTccccaaaacattttccaattCTCCAGTACAATGTGCTTTAAAACCATTTGTATAGCACTCCACTAGTAGTGCAGGGAAATGCTTTATTCtggtaaatttttttttttaatgaatttattttcagcttaaaaGAGAGGGACAAAGTGGTACTTCTGTTTTTAACAGTTGCTTTAAACTGTCCAGATTTCTTTTAGTTATTTTagggtatttttgtttaaaatattaagaacaTTCCCTATCAATGCCCACGAGTTATGAGCGGAGAACA
This region includes:
- the C5H10orf53 gene encoding UPF0728 protein C10orf53 homolog, translated to MDKESPGLNLEKLVAVLQPNGHQLILEEIPHWNAAELVVNGKTVFHCKINDLDFGNDGKLHPLCGEARIAALNAY